From Nitrosopumilus zosterae, the proteins below share one genomic window:
- a CDS encoding metallophosphoesterase family protein, with the protein MLFAHLSDVHLGFQKHESLQKIEQHVFEKIMDECISRKVDFILIPGDLFHVNIPEMRVQKFAFKKFREVYDAGIPIYVVYGSHDFSPVSNSVIDLLAEIGYITKVTKATSNENDTISLDFLIDEKTGAKIAGLSGLKVGKDREWYEKLDRDSLEAESGFKIFLFHGGISEMKADSGMDGDHMPLSLLPKGFSYYAGGHMHKYNHQSFDGYPNVVYPGTPFAGYHADLEDNANGQRRGFALVEFDDVVKSVEFVEIPNTSYEIIEVNADNRKADSINQELVEKTKDIDPADKVVIIKVRGELTSGKTADVDISAIRDSLNERNAMVVNVSKNGLTSKEYSITEAKGNNKEEIEMNVFSENIGQLRFDHAELLGNEGIKLAKNLLQELGQPILVNEKKNEYVPRIRNNALAILGLDKDDS; encoded by the coding sequence TTGTTATTTGCGCATTTGTCTGATGTTCACCTAGGTTTTCAAAAACACGAATCACTGCAAAAGATAGAGCAGCATGTATTCGAAAAAATAATGGACGAATGCATATCTAGAAAAGTTGATTTTATTTTAATTCCAGGAGATTTATTCCATGTGAACATTCCAGAGATGAGAGTTCAGAAATTTGCATTTAAGAAATTTCGTGAAGTGTATGATGCGGGAATTCCAATATACGTGGTTTATGGGAGTCATGATTTTTCTCCAGTGTCCAATTCAGTGATTGACTTGCTAGCTGAAATAGGATACATCACCAAAGTGACAAAAGCCACAAGTAATGAGAATGACACCATATCTTTGGATTTTCTAATTGATGAGAAGACTGGCGCCAAAATTGCAGGACTGTCCGGACTCAAGGTAGGAAAGGACAGGGAATGGTATGAGAAACTAGACAGGGATTCTTTGGAGGCAGAATCTGGCTTTAAGATATTCCTGTTTCACGGGGGAATCTCTGAAATGAAGGCTGATTCAGGCATGGATGGGGACCATATGCCGCTCTCTTTGCTGCCCAAGGGATTCTCATACTATGCGGGAGGACACATGCACAAGTATAATCATCAGTCATTTGATGGATATCCTAATGTCGTATATCCTGGAACTCCGTTTGCAGGGTACCATGCAGATCTGGAAGATAATGCAAATGGACAAAGACGCGGATTTGCTCTAGTAGAGTTTGATGATGTGGTAAAGTCTGTCGAGTTTGTAGAGATTCCAAACACATCATATGAAATCATTGAAGTTAATGCGGATAACAGAAAAGCTGACTCTATCAATCAAGAACTGGTAGAGAAAACAAAAGACATTGATCCTGCAGACAAAGTTGTAATAATTAAAGTCAGAGGAGAGTTAACTTCAGGCAAGACTGCAGATGTGGATATTTCTGCAATCAGGGACAGTTTGAATGAACGTAATGCAATGGTAGTTAACGTAAGCAAAAACGGACTAACATCAAAAGAGTATTCCATTACAGAAGCAAAGGGGAATAACAAAGAAGAGATTGAGATGAATGTGTTTTCAGAAAACATCGGGCAATTACGTTTTGATCATGCAGAGTTGTTAGGAAACGAGGGAATCAAACTTGCAAAAAATTTACTGCAGGAATTGGGACAGCCAATTTTAGTCAATGAAAAGAAAAACGAGTACGTCCCAAGGATTCGCAACAACGCCCTGGCAATTTTAGGATTAGATAAAGATGATTCTTAA
- a CDS encoding Cdc6/Cdc18 family protein — translation MSDHELDNIVKKVRKEKKAFSNKAALDTSNPPLEIVSRTDEIKEIVDYIMDYEQGQVVPLVSIYGRSGTGKSTLLKHVCNHLPKVKLCFVNLRKAKTVFGGVNIILNELGQQSLTSAQGMNVAMEKIQETLLNMMDLQKKKLFILALDEFDVLFYDKRGNPSDFVYKLVELIADLKQKGCLAMIFTISNNVLSDYDLDERIRSRIGNSEIFFKPYSKDEMLMILQQRAKVAFDKKINDEILEECAKISFLEHGDARRAVDLLRVSAEIAAKEKKELAVGHVKVALQKIQKDRVEEVIESLSQHSKLICLVMAAKTFFHDKDWHTTMSLYEKYKEYLDAEPVSYRRFSELLKDLENTGLLTSKTSSKGQRGYSSEFQLVMDPQIVGDIIDKDWWNKHVVEPKIALDRLNDAGIKKNSLLTGLTDWNMPYLS, via the coding sequence ATGTCTGATCATGAATTAGACAATATAGTCAAAAAAGTAAGAAAAGAGAAAAAAGCGTTTTCAAACAAGGCTGCACTGGACACCTCAAATCCTCCACTAGAGATTGTAAGCAGAACAGACGAAATTAAGGAAATAGTTGATTATATCATGGACTACGAGCAAGGGCAAGTTGTTCCACTGGTGTCAATTTATGGAAGAAGTGGCACTGGAAAATCCACACTACTAAAACATGTTTGTAATCATCTTCCCAAAGTCAAACTATGTTTTGTAAATCTTCGAAAAGCCAAGACTGTTTTTGGAGGAGTAAATATTATCTTAAATGAGTTAGGTCAGCAAAGTCTTACCAGTGCACAGGGAATGAATGTTGCAATGGAAAAGATTCAAGAGACACTTTTGAATATGATGGATTTGCAAAAAAAGAAACTGTTCATACTTGCATTAGATGAGTTTGATGTACTATTTTATGACAAACGTGGAAACCCCTCTGATTTTGTTTACAAGCTGGTAGAACTGATTGCAGACCTCAAACAGAAAGGTTGTCTTGCAATGATATTTACAATATCCAATAATGTTTTGTCTGACTATGATCTTGATGAAAGGATACGATCAAGGATTGGAAATTCAGAGATATTCTTCAAGCCATATTCAAAAGACGAGATGCTAATGATATTGCAGCAAAGAGCCAAAGTCGCGTTTGATAAAAAAATAAATGATGAAATCTTGGAGGAATGTGCAAAAATTAGTTTTCTGGAACACGGTGATGCCAGACGTGCAGTAGATTTGCTAAGGGTATCTGCAGAAATTGCCGCCAAAGAAAAAAAAGAGCTTGCAGTAGGACACGTCAAGGTAGCACTGCAAAAAATACAAAAAGACCGGGTGGAAGAAGTGATAGAAAGCTTGTCTCAGCATAGCAAGCTGATTTGCCTGGTTATGGCTGCCAAGACATTTTTTCATGATAAAGACTGGCATACAACCATGTCTCTCTATGAAAAATACAAAGAATATTTGGATGCCGAACCTGTGAGTTACAGGCGGTTCTCCGAGTTGCTAAAGGATCTTGAAAATACAGGACTCTTGACATCTAAAACAAGCTCAAAGGGGCAGAGAGGATACAGCTCAGAGTTTCAACTTGTTATGGACCCGCAAATTGTAGGTGACATAATCGATAAAGACTGGTGGAATAAACACGTTGTAGAGCCGAAAATAGCCCTTGATAGACTAAATGATGCAGGAATCAAGAAAAACAGTTTGCTAACAGGTCTCACGGACTGGAATATGCCGTATCTCAGCTAA
- a CDS encoding DNA double-strand break repair nuclease NurA, with protein sequence MSEDPVKNMIAELGAHLSQKEHSDIVLNNGNGKQFLIAPSEFVEIKSIDSPRKIAFVDGGDGPLEESPNFLITINRVYFSLFQGKKRIKPKANPRVQFFSSVTSNITTVKGKKEVSYNTRLFPHSTEDKKYLPDESDLTSSTESTSVLQGARLNSLGRRFAEWQLAIHVVESELEKGDMLVMDGSLQTSFKNETKYANRLYDLAISKGVIVCGLAKTSRLITESGHPLLARVAEIAEDVPFGRWYVKVAEEVSGDDRGFMLAVKFHEKSRYVFRFEILREQFSLMTPDDLNSVLGSLAENSQDVAMIGYPYGAIDADRFAQVRRDELGMYQGFILSEKLRDPIWKRLQKYSASLSAHDTLNGVTS encoded by the coding sequence ATGAGTGAAGATCCAGTAAAAAATATGATTGCAGAATTGGGTGCTCATCTTTCACAAAAAGAGCATTCAGACATAGTTCTGAATAATGGGAATGGAAAGCAATTTCTCATTGCACCTTCAGAGTTTGTCGAAATAAAATCAATTGATTCACCTCGCAAGATTGCGTTTGTAGATGGAGGGGACGGTCCACTAGAAGAGTCACCAAACTTTTTAATCACAATCAATCGGGTATACTTTTCATTGTTCCAGGGCAAAAAGAGAATAAAGCCAAAAGCGAATCCTCGAGTCCAGTTTTTCTCAAGTGTCACATCAAACATTACAACGGTTAAGGGAAAGAAAGAGGTCAGTTACAATACAAGATTGTTCCCACACAGCACAGAGGACAAGAAATATCTTCCTGATGAATCGGACTTGACCTCAAGTACTGAGAGCACCAGTGTATTGCAGGGCGCAAGACTCAACTCTTTAGGCAGACGCTTTGCTGAATGGCAATTAGCAATTCATGTAGTAGAATCAGAACTAGAAAAAGGAGACATGTTAGTTATGGACGGCTCTTTGCAGACAAGTTTCAAAAATGAGACAAAGTATGCAAACAGACTGTATGATTTGGCAATTAGCAAGGGAGTGATTGTGTGTGGTTTGGCAAAGACAAGTCGATTAATCACAGAGTCAGGCCATCCATTATTAGCGCGAGTTGCAGAGATTGCAGAAGATGTTCCATTTGGAAGATGGTATGTAAAAGTTGCAGAAGAAGTATCGGGAGACGATAGAGGATTCATGCTTGCAGTAAAGTTTCATGAAAAATCAAGATACGTGTTTAGATTTGAGATACTGCGAGAACAGTTTTCTTTAATGACTCCTGATGATCTAAATTCAGTTCTTGGCAGTTTGGCTGAGAATTCCCAGGACGTAGCCATGATTGGCTATCCCTATGGGGCGATTGATGCAGACAGATTTGCTCAAGTCAGGCGCGATGAACTGGGAATGTATCAAGGGTTTATTCTGTCTGAGAAGCTTCGAGATCCTATTTGGAAGAGACTGCAAAAGTATTCGGCCAGCTTGTCTGCACATGACACACTAAACGGAGTGACCAGTTGA
- a CDS encoding DUF6293 family protein, translated as MSKHAQLRIHIAPLGFESDRIFLPAIEMKADKVWILIHNNPKKTKAKSYLDDIKKRLKKERIECVTKELDRLDLFSNIKTIRNIVDDEGEDNTYYINVSSGSKIQAVACTMACMMFNKKNDLVPYYAQPENYFEYDGEQISTGLDRIIDMPQYDIKTPDKKFIQTLRIIKENKNRIDKTNLAIAAEKENIITVGSEENFEQARFTSLNKNIIQPLKNDWGFIREEKIGRTRWVEITPEGKNVLEILD; from the coding sequence ATGAGTAAACATGCACAATTACGCATACATATTGCCCCATTAGGCTTTGAATCTGACAGAATATTCTTACCTGCCATAGAGATGAAGGCTGACAAGGTTTGGATACTAATTCACAATAACCCAAAGAAGACCAAGGCAAAATCATACCTTGATGATATCAAAAAGAGACTAAAGAAAGAGAGAATTGAATGTGTTACCAAAGAATTAGATCGATTAGATCTATTTAGCAACATCAAGACCATCAGAAACATTGTAGATGATGAGGGAGAGGACAATACCTACTACATCAATGTTTCATCAGGTTCTAAAATTCAAGCTGTTGCATGTACAATGGCATGTATGATGTTCAACAAAAAGAATGATCTGGTACCATATTATGCACAGCCAGAGAATTATTTTGAATATGACGGAGAACAGATATCAACAGGATTGGACAGGATCATAGATATGCCACAATATGATATCAAGACTCCAGACAAGAAATTTATTCAAACATTACGAATTATCAAAGAAAATAAGAATAGGATAGACAAAACAAATCTTGCAATTGCTGCAGAAAAGGAGAATATCATAACCGTAGGATCTGAAGAGAATTTTGAGCAGGCAAGGTTTACTAGTCTGAATAAAAATATTATCCAACCATTGAAAAATGATTGGGGTTTTATCAGAGAGGAAAAAATTGGAAGAACAAGATGGGTAGAGATAACTCCTGAAGGAAAAAATGTACTGGAGATATTGGATTAA
- a CDS encoding ATP-binding protein encodes MDEISIVGQVVGGSFGDIVIRQKSGTNLEIGDLMVSEENGSFLILQVFALEYGSQIQDKMQQMMSGVNLEQGIVDANFYEPEFVNYVLARIKPLARVYKENNDVKIPKSLPSFFNKLRLISKDDLKFLQKEKDSIFVGYIRSGSKIIKEAEVWLPAEDVFSHHVLIPATTGRGKSNLVKTILWHVLDTNKVGALVLDAHDEYFGRNGVGLKDHPRAKENMVYYTPSNPPVGANILTINLQSIRPEHFEGIVDFSDPQFQAIRTAHRQHRANWIRELMITNVASIENSGDTRRQGEFAVGTMMVVQRKLRLILSLEVDEEQVIVSRHEVFDSTTKGLNTVDDIVRDIEQGKVVVLDTSRLGDEAELLVGNIIASKLLQKYKDAKASGELDRKPVATIVIEEAPRVIGVDVLTSRNDNIYSTIAKEGRKFKVGLTAITQLSSVIPKTILANMNTKIILGNEMRQEREAIIASASQDLSEDDKNIASLDKGEAIITSIFVPFAMPIKVPLFEDIVKNRKSTVNTGKTKVF; translated from the coding sequence ATGGATGAGATTTCCATAGTGGGTCAGGTAGTCGGAGGAAGTTTTGGAGATATTGTAATTCGTCAAAAGTCCGGGACCAATCTAGAGATTGGAGATTTGATGGTCTCTGAAGAGAACGGTTCGTTTTTGATTTTGCAGGTGTTTGCGTTAGAGTATGGTAGTCAGATACAAGACAAGATGCAGCAGATGATGTCAGGTGTTAATTTAGAGCAGGGAATAGTCGATGCAAATTTCTACGAGCCGGAATTTGTAAACTATGTCCTAGCTAGAATCAAGCCATTAGCACGAGTGTACAAAGAAAATAATGACGTAAAGATTCCAAAATCACTACCTTCGTTTTTTAACAAATTGCGATTAATTAGCAAAGACGATTTAAAATTCTTGCAAAAGGAGAAAGACTCTATCTTTGTAGGATATATCCGAAGTGGAAGCAAAATAATTAAGGAAGCCGAAGTTTGGTTGCCAGCAGAAGATGTGTTTTCGCATCACGTACTAATTCCTGCAACCACAGGTCGTGGAAAATCAAACTTGGTAAAAACAATTCTCTGGCATGTGCTAGATACCAACAAGGTTGGCGCGTTGGTGCTAGATGCGCATGACGAATACTTTGGGAGAAACGGAGTAGGACTCAAGGACCATCCAAGGGCCAAAGAGAACATGGTGTATTACACTCCGTCAAACCCACCGGTCGGCGCAAACATACTGACAATCAATTTGCAATCAATCAGACCAGAACACTTTGAGGGGATTGTAGATTTTTCTGATCCTCAATTCCAGGCAATCAGAACTGCACACAGACAGCACAGGGCAAACTGGATCCGGGAATTGATGATTACTAATGTTGCATCAATTGAGAACAGCGGGGATACAAGACGACAGGGCGAGTTTGCAGTCGGTACGATGATGGTGGTTCAGCGTAAATTGCGCCTGATTTTGAGCCTGGAAGTGGATGAAGAGCAGGTAATAGTATCAAGACACGAGGTCTTTGACAGTACGACAAAGGGGCTCAACACAGTTGATGATATCGTACGGGATATAGAGCAAGGCAAGGTAGTAGTTTTGGATACATCGCGATTAGGGGATGAGGCAGAATTATTGGTAGGGAACATCATCGCATCCAAACTATTGCAGAAATACAAGGATGCCAAAGCTTCGGGAGAACTGGATAGAAAGCCGGTAGCTACCATAGTAATTGAAGAAGCGCCGCGTGTCATCGGTGTGGATGTGCTGACATCAAGAAATGACAACATCTATTCCACCATAGCCAAAGAAGGACGCAAGTTCAAAGTGGGACTAACTGCAATTACACAATTGAGTAGTGTCATTCCAAAAACAATTCTAGCTAACATGAATACAAAGATAATTTTAGGAAACGAGATGAGGCAGGAAAGAGAGGCAATCATAGCTTCTGCATCTCAGGATTTGTCTGAAGATGACAAAAACATTGCAAGCTTGGATAAAGGCGAGGCAATCATAACTAGTATATTTGTGCCATTTGCAATGCCAATCAAAGTTCCTTTGTTTGAGGATATAGTAAAGAATAGAAAAAGCACAGTTAACACTGGAAAAACAAAGGTGTTCTAG
- a CDS encoding serpin family protein, translating into MKTKFLILLIVIVSASITVILAPTVLYSLDNTDDERKFLEENDVSNSNSMFDGLLQDSPINLSDHASLNSNEFGFKFYKHLSTSDENLFFSPISIDIVFAIIYEAAQGETRENMQQLFSFEQDSEKRRLSYKNTIKNLNQANPDFELNVKNGIWVSDMYELTPEYVKIVTNDYAASSQNVDFVFNHGVQTINQWIKENTNGKIEKIFEDNSTGPLTLMAATNTVYFNGLWEKQFPPGMTYERKFFVTADNVQMIDMMKIKNHHFNYYEDDAVKIVELPYKGNRASMYLLQSFEMHQLKQLEDNLTANYFNELKSKLSEKMVSVIIPKFSMEMDYDLREILTEMGMIHPFSRELADLSGMADYPNIFIDEAVHKTAIDLHELGTEAAAATGAMAELQSGSPYTFYGNHPFVYIIQDHETDQILFMGRFVNPLT; encoded by the coding sequence ATGAAAACTAAATTCTTAATACTGCTTATTGTAATTGTTTCAGCAAGCATTACTGTAATCCTTGCACCAACTGTACTGTATAGTTTAGACAATACTGATGATGAGAGAAAATTCCTTGAAGAAAATGACGTATCAAACTCAAATTCCATGTTTGATGGTTTGCTCCAAGATAGTCCGATTAATCTTTCTGATCATGCTTCATTAAACTCAAATGAGTTTGGTTTCAAATTTTACAAACACCTGTCTACCTCTGATGAAAACTTGTTTTTTTCACCTATTAGCATCGATATTGTTTTTGCCATAATCTATGAAGCTGCACAAGGCGAGACTAGAGAAAACATGCAGCAATTGTTTTCGTTTGAACAAGATTCAGAGAAAAGACGACTATCTTACAAAAACACAATTAAAAACCTAAACCAAGCAAACCCTGACTTTGAATTAAATGTCAAAAATGGAATATGGGTTTCAGACATGTATGAGCTAACTCCTGAATATGTAAAAATAGTAACAAATGACTATGCTGCATCCTCCCAAAATGTTGATTTTGTCTTCAATCATGGCGTTCAAACCATAAATCAGTGGATTAAAGAAAACACAAACGGTAAAATTGAAAAAATTTTTGAAGACAATAGCACTGGACCCCTAACTTTGATGGCAGCAACTAATACCGTTTACTTTAATGGATTGTGGGAAAAACAATTTCCTCCCGGCATGACATATGAAAGGAAATTTTTTGTCACTGCTGATAATGTACAAATGATAGATATGATGAAGATTAAAAATCATCATTTTAATTATTATGAAGATGATGCCGTAAAAATTGTTGAACTTCCTTACAAAGGTAACAGGGCATCCATGTATCTTTTACAATCCTTTGAGATGCATCAGCTAAAACAGTTAGAAGACAATCTTACTGCAAATTATTTTAATGAATTAAAATCCAAACTATCTGAAAAAATGGTATCAGTAATTATACCAAAATTTTCAATGGAGATGGATTATGATCTCAGGGAGATTCTAACAGAAATGGGGATGATACATCCGTTTTCTCGAGAATTGGCTGATCTAAGCGGAATGGCAGATTATCCAAACATCTTCATAGATGAGGCAGTTCACAAGACTGCAATTGATCTTCATGAGTTGGGAACAGAGGCTGCTGCTGCAACTGGAGCAATGGCTGAATTGCAATCAGGTTCTCCATACACGTTTTATGGAAATCATCCGTTTGTCTATATTATACAAGACCATGAAACTGACCAAATATTGTTCATGGGAAGATTTGTTAATCCATTGACTTGA
- a CDS encoding type II toxin-antitoxin system HicB family antitoxin — MQVSQKSRKFTILVNKEKEGGYSGKCLELPGAISQGETLKELKINMADAIKLVLEYIQDKAKKEKNKIIEITA, encoded by the coding sequence ATGCAGGTTTCTCAAAAATCAAGAAAGTTCACCATACTGGTAAACAAGGAAAAAGAGGGCGGATATAGTGGCAAATGTCTGGAACTGCCAGGAGCCATAAGCCAAGGCGAAACCCTCAAAGAATTAAAGATAAACATGGCAGATGCAATCAAACTTGTTTTAGAATACATTCAAGACAAAGCAAAGAAAGAAAAAAACAAGATTATTGAAATTACGGCTTGA
- a CDS encoding putative quinol monooxygenase — MSSQIHIKAEIIIKKEKINEFKKLIRKMSKLVKTNEPNTLQYSFYLSDDNTRCIVYERYADSKATIEHNNGVASKTMLPQIFQISKLNRLEVYGKPSKELQKILTNFNAKIYDFVTGFDR; from the coding sequence ATGTCTAGTCAGATTCACATTAAAGCGGAAATTATAATTAAAAAAGAAAAAATTAATGAGTTCAAAAAACTGATTCGGAAAATGAGCAAACTAGTTAAGACCAATGAACCAAATACATTACAATACAGTTTCTATCTTAGTGATGACAACACAAGATGTATTGTTTATGAGAGATATGCAGATTCAAAGGCAACCATTGAACATAACAATGGTGTGGCATCTAAAACAATGCTACCACAAATTTTCCAAATATCAAAGTTAAACAGACTTGAAGTTTATGGAAAACCTAGTAAGGAATTACAAAAAATATTGACAAATTTCAATGCAAAAATCTATGACTTTGTTACAGGATTTGATCGTTGA
- a CDS encoding AAA family ATPase, which yields MILNSIIIDNIRSYEHEEVEFPRGISLFEGDIGSGKSTVLMAVEFALFGLGSQKAEALLSKKYDSGSVILDFSVDGERYEIKRTLMRKKSAINQDPKNSWIKIANEKELLSPSELKQRVLQILKFNEPADPKAESKIFRYAIFTPQEAMKEVLFDSAKRLETIRKAFGIEDYSIAHSNARELLSEIKTKSAVFQVKFSDISELESQINESKKMISEINEAISKKQTESKNLKSQEEKNNDELRKLRTKNNAKIKLESRKESLEEKIESGKERIDNIEKDFESFEIELKNNNEKMEKLIEIKKPNTAKSIIELTSEIKKFQETNNELIKLESEKDSITSDITRLKESLGDKINSDKESIEKTLDDLVQEKESLEKFATNIKEKLDKEKDSRVQKETLKNSLETDIGKFSALGNACPTCKQEITESHHHGLVDEKKKEVDALTLELQSITDSFFESNSKSKEIQTKIESYEQEIQQIQRTLPGIEEYYRKTALISQIEAKISRLKENFSEFEGNNPVEYLTEIKDSLTIYENATEQMKQIVEAKQKVEKLISNYQREIELTESQITQTESELKEIQLELESFGNLDKEISGKEEELDSLRNEISRISSTIAASQEKSNNESQKIEQNKLKVNESRKLETIYKKFVQFQEWLEVFFIPTISQIEKQVLLSILQNFNETYSRWYSILVEDPTKESRIDENFTPIVNQDGYDQEVGFLSGGEKTSIALAYRLTLNSLMRKETESMKSNLLILDEPTDGFSKNQLGKVRELLDELKSEQIVLVSHEKELEGYVDNIFQISKSDGISKIVRMN from the coding sequence ATGATTCTTAATAGTATCATTATTGATAACATTCGAAGTTATGAACACGAAGAGGTAGAGTTTCCTCGCGGAATATCTCTGTTTGAAGGGGATATTGGTTCAGGAAAGTCAACAGTACTCATGGCAGTTGAATTTGCACTGTTTGGATTGGGATCTCAGAAAGCAGAGGCGCTGCTTTCAAAAAAGTATGATTCAGGATCAGTTATTTTGGATTTTTCAGTTGATGGTGAAAGATACGAAATCAAAAGAACCCTGATGAGAAAGAAATCCGCTATTAACCAGGATCCAAAAAATTCCTGGATAAAGATTGCAAATGAGAAAGAACTGCTATCGCCATCTGAACTAAAGCAGCGGGTGCTGCAGATTTTAAAATTCAACGAGCCTGCAGACCCCAAGGCTGAGAGCAAGATCTTCAGATATGCCATATTTACGCCTCAGGAAGCCATGAAGGAGGTTCTTTTTGACTCTGCAAAAAGACTAGAGACAATTCGCAAAGCATTCGGGATAGAAGATTACAGTATTGCGCATTCAAATGCACGTGAATTACTTTCTGAGATAAAGACAAAATCTGCAGTTTTTCAGGTAAAATTCAGCGACATTTCTGAATTGGAATCCCAGATCAACGAATCAAAGAAAATGATTTCTGAAATCAATGAAGCGATATCCAAAAAACAAACAGAGTCAAAGAATCTCAAATCACAAGAAGAAAAGAATAACGATGAACTGAGAAAACTAAGAACAAAAAACAACGCAAAGATAAAACTGGAATCAAGAAAAGAAAGCCTGGAAGAAAAGATTGAATCTGGAAAAGAACGAATTGATAACATAGAGAAAGATTTTGAATCATTTGAGATTGAATTAAAAAATAATAATGAAAAGATGGAGAAATTAATTGAGATAAAAAAACCAAATACTGCAAAGAGCATTATTGAATTAACATCAGAGATTAAAAAATTCCAGGAAACAAACAACGAATTAATCAAACTGGAATCTGAGAAAGACAGCATTACGTCAGACATTACAAGACTGAAAGAGAGTTTGGGAGACAAGATAAACTCTGATAAAGAATCCATTGAAAAAACACTAGATGATCTAGTTCAAGAGAAAGAATCATTGGAAAAGTTTGCTACAAATATTAAAGAAAAACTAGACAAAGAAAAAGACAGCAGAGTCCAAAAAGAAACCCTCAAGAATTCACTAGAGACAGATATTGGCAAATTTTCAGCATTGGGAAATGCATGTCCTACTTGCAAGCAAGAGATTACAGAATCACACCATCATGGTTTGGTTGATGAAAAGAAGAAAGAAGTGGATGCATTAACTCTGGAACTGCAATCAATTACTGATTCTTTTTTTGAATCAAACTCAAAATCCAAAGAAATCCAGACAAAGATAGAATCGTATGAGCAAGAGATTCAGCAAATACAGAGAACCCTTCCGGGAATTGAAGAATACTACAGGAAAACAGCACTGATATCGCAAATTGAGGCTAAAATTAGTAGATTAAAAGAGAATTTCTCAGAGTTTGAAGGGAATAATCCAGTAGAATACCTGACAGAAATCAAAGACAGTCTGACTATCTACGAGAATGCAACGGAGCAAATGAAACAGATAGTGGAAGCAAAACAGAAAGTCGAGAAACTAATTTCAAATTATCAAAGAGAAATAGAATTAACTGAATCGCAAATTACTCAAACAGAGTCAGAACTAAAAGAAATTCAACTGGAACTGGAATCATTTGGAAATTTAGACAAGGAAATCTCTGGCAAAGAAGAAGAGCTTGATTCGCTTCGAAATGAAATTTCAAGAATTTCAAGTACCATTGCGGCATCTCAAGAGAAATCAAACAATGAATCTCAGAAAATCGAACAAAACAAACTCAAGGTTAACGAATCCAGAAAATTGGAAACAATATACAAGAAATTTGTCCAGTTCCAAGAATGGTTGGAGGTATTTTTCATTCCAACAATATCTCAGATTGAAAAGCAGGTGTTGTTATCCATATTACAAAATTTCAACGAGACTTATTCCAGATGGTATTCCATTCTGGTTGAAGATCCTACAAAAGAATCACGAATTGATGAGAACTTTACGCCAATTGTAAATCAGGACGGATATGATCAAGAAGTGGGATTTTTGTCCGGCGGGGAAAAGACAAGCATTGCATTGGCATACAGGCTGACTCTGAATTCCCTTATGAGAAAAGAGACGGAATCCATGAAGTCCAACTTGTTGATTTTAGACGAGCCCACAGACGGGTTTTCCAAGAATCAGTTGGGAAAGGTAAGGGAGTTACTTGATGAGCTCAAATCAGAGCAGATAGTGCTTGTTTCCCACGAAAAGGAACTTGAAGGGTATGTAGATAACATTTTTCAGATTTCAAAAAGCGATGGAATATCAAAGATTGTAAGAATGAATTAG